In a single window of the Streptomyces cinnabarinus genome:
- a CDS encoding maleylpyruvate isomerase family mycothiol-dependent enzyme, with amino-acid sequence MSLHPTLQPYADAWTHSIDAISELVQPLVEGEWNRRTPCPGWSIRDVVSHVIGLDCEMLGDPRPIHTLPRDLFHVTNEAQRYTEMQVDVRRHHTAPEMTSELEYTIIRRNRQLRNESRDPGAKVRGPLGKELTLEASMRGHAFDVWVHEQDLRAALGRPGNLDSPGALVARDVLLAALPDVIADKANAPRSSAIVLDVHGPVEFLRTIRIDIQGRGTLETAPALGPAATLTMDWETFVRLACGRVTPEAVSDRLKTEGDVGLTGAILRNFTVTP; translated from the coding sequence GTGAGTCTGCATCCCACCCTCCAGCCCTACGCCGACGCCTGGACCCACTCCATCGACGCGATATCCGAACTGGTGCAGCCCCTCGTGGAGGGCGAGTGGAACCGGCGTACTCCGTGTCCCGGCTGGTCGATCCGTGATGTGGTCTCCCATGTCATCGGCCTGGACTGCGAGATGCTCGGCGACCCGCGGCCCATCCACACCCTGCCGCGCGACCTCTTCCACGTCACCAACGAGGCCCAGCGCTACACCGAGATGCAGGTCGACGTCCGCCGTCATCACACGGCACCGGAGATGACCTCGGAGCTGGAGTACACGATCATCCGCCGCAACCGGCAGCTGCGGAACGAGTCCCGGGACCCCGGGGCGAAGGTGCGCGGCCCGCTGGGCAAGGAGCTCACGCTGGAGGCGTCCATGCGGGGGCACGCCTTCGACGTGTGGGTCCATGAACAGGATCTGCGTGCCGCGCTCGGCCGGCCCGGGAACCTCGACTCGCCGGGTGCGCTGGTGGCCCGGGACGTGCTGCTGGCGGCGCTGCCGGACGTCATCGCGGACAAGGCGAACGCGCCCCGGAGTTCGGCGATCGTGCTCGATGTGCATGGTCCGGTGGAGTTCCTGCGGACGATCCGGATCGACATCCAGGGGCGGGGGACGCTGGAGACGGCACCCGCGCTGGGGCCCGCGGCGACGCTGACGATGGACTGGGAGACCTTTGTGCGGCTCGCCTGCGGGCGGGTCACGCCGGAGGCGGTGTCCGACCGGCTGAAGACCGAGGGGGACGTGGGGCTGACGGGGGCGATTCTGCGGAACTTCACGGTCACGCCGTAG
- a CDS encoding carbon-nitrogen family hydrolase: MRASLIQIAVDEGESVESRRARAAALVREQAGADLVVLPELWTTGAFAYEEFGTEAEPLEGPTYEAMAKAASDAGVWLHAGSIPERDPSGPLYNTSLVFSPSGEPAAAYRKIHRFGFDKGEAVLMGAGRDLVTVRLPGTTLGLATCYDLRFPELFRGLVDAGAETLVIPAGWPERRRAHWTLLAQARAVENQAFVLACGTAGTHAGVPQAGHSIVVDPWGEVLAEAGAGEEILTVEFDPGKVATTREQFPALKDRVL, translated from the coding sequence GTGCGCGCCTCTCTGATCCAGATCGCCGTAGACGAGGGCGAATCGGTCGAATCGCGCCGGGCACGGGCAGCCGCTCTCGTACGGGAGCAGGCGGGCGCCGATCTGGTCGTCCTGCCGGAGCTGTGGACCACCGGCGCCTTCGCCTACGAGGAGTTCGGCACCGAGGCAGAGCCGCTCGAAGGACCGACCTACGAGGCGATGGCGAAGGCCGCGAGCGACGCGGGCGTCTGGCTGCACGCGGGGTCGATCCCGGAACGGGACCCCTCCGGACCGCTCTACAACACCTCCCTGGTCTTCTCTCCCTCCGGCGAGCCGGCCGCCGCCTACCGCAAGATCCATCGCTTCGGCTTCGACAAGGGCGAGGCCGTGCTGATGGGCGCCGGGCGGGACCTGGTGACGGTCCGGCTGCCCGGGACCACCCTCGGCCTTGCCACCTGCTACGACCTCCGCTTCCCCGAACTCTTCCGCGGTCTCGTCGACGCCGGCGCCGAGACCCTGGTCATCCCCGCGGGCTGGCCGGAGCGCCGCCGGGCGCACTGGACGCTGCTGGCTCAGGCGCGGGCGGTGGAGAACCAGGCGTTCGTGCTCGCCTGTGGAACGGCCGGGACGCACGCGGGAGTTCCGCAGGCGGGTCACTCGATCGTGGTGGATCCCTGGGGCGAGGTCCTCGCCGAGGCGGGCGCCGGCGAGGAGATCCTCACCGTGGAGTTCGATCCGGGGAAGGTCGCGACGACCCGGGAGCAGTTCCCGGCGCTGAAGGACCGGGTGCTCTGA